Part of the Leptodactylus fuscus isolate aLepFus1 chromosome 6, aLepFus1.hap2, whole genome shotgun sequence genome, TAGGTGGTGTTAAACCTGAGATAAAGTCATTTGATGTGACCATTCCCCACCTTGCCAAATACTACATCTGTACACCATGGCAATACTAATGTGTATCATTTCCCTTAGTAACAGTTCAGTCAGAGGGTTGCAAAGGAGAATTTTACAgcttgttttctattaaaagaaagttaggttagataggttaattaaaTATATGACAAAATATGTTCACCAAACAACaccatagaaagaaaaaaaaaataaaaaattacacttTAACTTTAGACACTGACACAAGGAACAGCATAATAGAGCACACGGGAGAGTTTACGTTTCAGTGGAGCatccctttaaacagaaccctttcCATGTGCCTTATTACAACATGAGAAACATCATACTAGATCACGCACAGCTTTCCCTGGCGATAATGGCTTTTTGCCAGATCAAGCAAATATCAAAAAATTATGGTTTAAGAGAAGAacataagaccatagataagcctaaAACTGCTGTGCAGGTCGTGTACTCAccaatgataatgatgatgattatCACAATCACAGCAACTAATATCGCCCACATCTGTAGAGAGAGAGACAGTTATTATGGGGGAACATGTACGACCCGCTCAGAGTCAGGAGATAGACTATTTATTTCATAACCTGAGGAATAAGCCATCTCTTTCCATGATCCAGCCCAGAATCAGGGGATAACaccactccttagggagtgtgcacctttacaggcgtatgcagacttacaagccattttagctccactgggggatttatgggaaaaatatgcaaatctgttttccaggatgtaattaggagaacagtgcctctgtttgctgtcttttaggacagcccccttaacatcatgcatgacttttttcaataagTCTAACAACATAATacagggattattgccaaacaatagtatttctattccaaaaggaacagattcccagctatggactgcgctgtttcgatctgatggATCTCTTCAGATTCTCTTAATCCTAAAATTTACTTATGTACTGTATGCTTATCACTCCAGTTTCATGATGCCACTTGTATGATGTATTTATCAGCAGACATCCCACAACAGACTATGTATGCGCTCAGCTGCAGAAGGTGCAGGCACTAGCTGGTATTAGGTCAcagttttccccatagactgtaagctttaCCTTGCAGTTCTTCCACCAGTACTTCCTCTTCAGCTTGGCTGCACTGGTCTCAAACTGTGAAGCCCCGGCCTGCAGAGCACCTGCTCGGTCATCCAGGTCAGCAAGCTTCTGGTCTCTTTCCAGGACTTTGTCCACATTGACTCTCATAATGTCAACAACCTAATATTTcaaaaaggtggaaaaaaaaaaaaaaattacttaaattTACATACTgaacatatatatgaaatatagagttctatgggcaagcccgtgcagtgccgcaattcatggcCATGCTG contains:
- the VAMP3 gene encoding vesicle-associated membrane protein 3; this encodes MSTPAAPGDAASSNRRLQQTQAQVDEVVDIMRVNVDKVLERDQKLADLDDRAGALQAGASQFETSAAKLKRKYWWKNCKMWAILVAVIVIIIIIIIVWSVS